The Streptomyces sp. R28 region CCGTCCTGGCCATAGTGACCCATGACGCCCGAGTTTGGACATAGGGCCTGCGTAGGCCCGGAAAGGCCCTCACCCCACAGCAATCCTTACCAGTACCTGGTAGAAGAATTAAGTGGAGCTTCACAGTTGCCCCGCCGAGACTACTGCCATGACGACGACTCCCTCCGCCGCGCCACCCTTCGGCCGTGCCCTCTGCGCCATGATCACGCCCTTCACCGAGGCCGGTGCGCTCGATCTCGACGGGGCGGGGCGCCTCGCCGAGCGGCTGGTGTCCGAGGGCTGTGACGGGATCGTGCTCTCCGGCACGACGGGCGAGTCGCCGACCACGTCGGACGCCGAGAAGTCGGACCTGATCAGGGCGGTGCGGGAGGCGGTGGGCAGCCGGGCGTCAGTCGTCGCGGGCGTGGGCACCTTCGACACCCGGCACACCGTCGAGCTGGCCCTGGCGGCCGAAAAGGCGGGCGCCGACGGCCTGTTGGTGGTCGCGCCGTACTACAGCAAGCCCCCGCAGGACGCCGTCGAGGCGCACTTCCGCGAGGTCGCCGACGCCGCCGGACTGCCCCTCGCGCTGTACGACATCCCGGGCCGCACCGGCACCCGCATCGAGCCGGAGACGCTGATCCGACTCGCCGAGCATCCCCGGATCGTGGCGGTGAAGGACTGCTCCTATGACTTCCTCGGCGCCCAGAAGGTGCTGTCGCGCACGGAGTTGGCGTATTAC contains the following coding sequences:
- the dapA gene encoding 4-hydroxy-tetrahydrodipicolinate synthase, with product MTTTPSAAPPFGRALCAMITPFTEAGALDLDGAGRLAERLVSEGCDGIVLSGTTGESPTTSDAEKSDLIRAVREAVGSRASVVAGVGTFDTRHTVELALAAEKAGADGLLVVAPYYSKPPQDAVEAHFREVADAAGLPLALYDIPGRTGTRIEPETLIRLAEHPRIVAVKDCSYDFLGAQKVLSRTELAYYAGCDEHNLALYAVGGAGYISTVANVVPSQLRAVLDAFEAGDTPVSARLQQRATPLIELMMSAGLPGTVTAKALLHELGLPAGPVRAPLRPAAREAVDGLLAAYQELATN